In Kitasatospora gansuensis, a genomic segment contains:
- a CDS encoding BTAD domain-containing putative transcriptional regulator, translating to MVYIRVLGSFTAERDGETVPLGGHRQRSALALLVAARGRVVSVDRMVEELWQDAPPARAVTSLQAYVSNLRRLLEPGRPPRAPAQLLVSAPPGYALRLPADAVDAWRFEQLLRDARELLTADPDTARGLLREALALWQGPAYADTADEPWTEAETGRLDELRLTARELDIAAALRGTDRTDVVAEAGLLTRDQPLREEGWRLHALALWATGRQADALAVLRRARAVLAEEAGIDPGPALTELEAAVLAQDDRLLLAATDAPPFRPAPVQPPEAEQLTDQSGPFVGREHELALLAQASGRALADGPAIALVTGEAGLGKSALLNRLGDRLGREGWLVAVGRTTVEEGAPPAWAWVEALRTMAATAPPGPAEAAVLAPLLADGPAGNGTQDSGDAALGRFRLHRAVWQWLAEAARERPVAVVLDDLHWADAETLALLAAGADLPSGARVLLVCAYRPEEVGSRLGKALAVLARSEPVRVVLGGLPESAVAEVVRALGGPEPDRETLAALTERTGGNPFYVRESARLLSSEGALVALSEVPEGVRDVLRRRLGRLPEVAVAVLRLAAVAGRESRVEVLVEAAETDEDGVLGALEAGLLAGLLVEPAPGLVRFAHALVRDTLLADLSGLRSARMHGRIAATLERLGSSDVSVLAHHFVRAASSATAARAVRHCVRAAELAGNRYAHEAAAAVLTEAVACFELVPAEAGSDREAERVELQGRLLRAQVRAGAVTAARATHRAAIDRAVAVGRDDLLIRVFTAWTEATPWQSRPYGTVDRPVVALLERLLGRTDLQPAVRCRLLGAYVAELSDSGDPGVSAAAREAVALAADLGDPALRAATLVTLARELDTDLDWREQADLGRELDQIGTELGLPGHQWHGRSFQVTSAAASGETAEVRRLIDECAELATSYRMPGPGAVTATMTATLAHLDGRIEASEAEYTRAAALMAGQGSPHAEGYLVVAIATLRATEGRLAELLPQARRLFEEFGPLLADLLAVTLAAAGEQAEARRVLAQAGPVRPDYFFKVFATFRAMAMVMTGETGGAAELYEALLPYRDAPPPAAGFTVAIRPVAETLGELAALLGREAEARAHFARAAEIAGQWRSADELSVP from the coding sequence ATGGTGTACATACGCGTACTCGGATCCTTCACCGCCGAGCGGGACGGCGAGACCGTCCCGCTCGGCGGCCACCGCCAGCGATCGGCGCTGGCCCTGCTGGTGGCCGCGCGCGGCCGGGTGGTGTCCGTCGACCGGATGGTCGAGGAGCTCTGGCAGGATGCGCCGCCCGCCCGTGCGGTGACCTCGCTGCAGGCCTATGTATCCAACCTGCGGCGGCTGTTGGAGCCGGGCCGCCCGCCGCGCGCCCCGGCCCAGCTGCTGGTCAGCGCCCCGCCGGGGTACGCGCTGCGGCTCCCGGCGGACGCGGTGGACGCCTGGCGGTTCGAGCAGCTGCTCCGGGACGCCCGGGAGCTGCTGACCGCCGATCCTGACACCGCCAGGGGCCTGCTCCGGGAGGCGCTGGCCCTCTGGCAGGGACCGGCCTACGCGGACACCGCGGACGAGCCGTGGACCGAGGCCGAGACCGGCCGGCTGGACGAACTCCGGCTGACCGCCCGGGAGCTGGACATCGCCGCCGCACTGCGCGGCACCGACCGTACCGACGTGGTGGCCGAGGCCGGGCTGCTCACCCGGGACCAGCCGCTGCGCGAGGAGGGCTGGCGACTGCACGCCCTGGCACTCTGGGCGACCGGCCGGCAGGCCGACGCGCTGGCCGTCCTGCGGCGGGCCCGCGCGGTGCTCGCGGAGGAGGCCGGGATCGACCCGGGCCCCGCGCTGACCGAGCTCGAAGCCGCGGTCCTCGCCCAGGACGACCGCCTGCTGCTGGCCGCCACGGACGCGCCACCGTTCCGGCCGGCGCCGGTCCAGCCGCCGGAGGCCGAGCAACTCACGGACCAGAGCGGCCCGTTCGTCGGACGTGAGCACGAACTCGCTCTGCTGGCGCAGGCATCCGGTCGCGCCCTGGCGGACGGCCCGGCCATCGCTCTGGTCACCGGTGAAGCGGGGCTGGGCAAGTCGGCACTGCTGAACCGGCTCGGCGACCGGCTGGGCCGGGAGGGCTGGTTGGTGGCGGTCGGCCGCACCACCGTCGAGGAGGGCGCCCCGCCGGCCTGGGCCTGGGTCGAGGCGCTGCGTACGATGGCGGCCACCGCGCCACCCGGGCCTGCGGAGGCCGCCGTGCTGGCGCCGCTGCTGGCCGACGGTCCGGCTGGGAACGGAACCCAGGACAGTGGTGACGCCGCGCTGGGCCGGTTCAGGCTGCACCGCGCGGTGTGGCAGTGGCTGGCGGAGGCCGCCCGGGAGCGGCCGGTCGCCGTCGTCCTCGACGACCTGCACTGGGCCGACGCCGAGACCCTGGCGCTGCTCGCCGCTGGGGCCGATCTGCCGTCCGGGGCACGGGTGTTGCTGGTCTGCGCGTACCGGCCGGAGGAGGTCGGGAGCCGACTCGGGAAGGCACTCGCGGTGCTGGCGAGGAGTGAGCCGGTCCGGGTGGTGCTGGGCGGCCTGCCGGAGTCGGCCGTCGCCGAGGTGGTCCGCGCGCTGGGCGGTCCCGAGCCGGACCGGGAGACGCTGGCCGCGCTCACCGAACGCACCGGCGGCAACCCGTTCTACGTCCGGGAGAGTGCCCGGCTGCTGAGCAGCGAGGGCGCACTCGTCGCGCTGTCCGAAGTGCCGGAGGGCGTACGGGACGTGTTGCGCCGTCGGCTCGGGCGGCTGCCCGAGGTGGCGGTCGCGGTGCTGCGGCTGGCCGCCGTGGCGGGGCGGGAGTCGCGCGTCGAGGTCCTGGTCGAGGCGGCCGAGACCGACGAGGACGGGGTGCTCGGGGCGCTGGAGGCCGGGCTGCTCGCCGGGCTGCTGGTGGAACCAGCGCCGGGGCTGGTCCGGTTCGCGCACGCGCTGGTCCGGGACACCCTGCTGGCGGACCTCAGTGGGCTGCGTTCGGCCCGGATGCACGGGCGGATCGCGGCGACGCTGGAGCGGCTGGGATCGTCCGATGTCTCGGTGCTGGCCCACCACTTCGTCCGCGCCGCCTCCTCCGCGACGGCGGCCAGGGCGGTGCGGCACTGCGTCCGGGCGGCCGAGCTGGCCGGGAACCGCTACGCCCACGAGGCGGCGGCGGCCGTGCTGACCGAGGCGGTCGCGTGCTTCGAGCTGGTCCCCGCCGAGGCCGGGAGCGACCGGGAGGCCGAACGGGTCGAGCTGCAGGGCCGGTTGCTGCGGGCCCAGGTCAGGGCCGGGGCGGTGACGGCGGCCCGGGCCACCCACCGGGCGGCGATCGACCGGGCCGTCGCGGTCGGCCGGGACGACCTGCTGATCCGGGTGTTCACCGCGTGGACCGAGGCGACCCCCTGGCAGAGCAGGCCGTACGGGACGGTCGACCGGCCGGTGGTGGCGCTGCTGGAGCGGCTGCTCGGCCGGACCGACCTCCAACCAGCCGTCCGCTGCCGCCTGTTGGGTGCGTACGTGGCCGAGCTGTCGGACAGTGGGGACCCGGGGGTGTCGGCCGCGGCGCGGGAGGCGGTCGCGCTGGCGGCCGACCTGGGCGACCCGGCGTTGCGGGCGGCGACGCTGGTAACGCTGGCCCGCGAGCTCGACACCGACCTGGACTGGCGCGAACAGGCCGATCTGGGAAGGGAGTTGGACCAGATCGGCACCGAGCTCGGCCTGCCGGGCCACCAGTGGCACGGGCGGTCCTTCCAGGTCACCTCCGCCGCGGCGAGCGGCGAAACCGCCGAGGTCCGTCGACTGATCGACGAGTGCGCGGAGTTGGCCACCTCCTACCGGATGCCGGGGCCCGGCGCGGTGACCGCCACCATGACCGCCACCCTGGCCCATCTGGACGGCCGGATCGAGGCGTCCGAGGCCGAGTACACCCGGGCGGCCGCGCTGATGGCCGGGCAGGGATCGCCGCACGCCGAGGGCTACTTGGTGGTCGCGATCGCGACCCTGCGGGCGACGGAGGGCCGGCTCGCCGAGCTGCTGCCGCAGGCCCGGCGGCTGTTCGAGGAGTTCGGCCCGCTCCTGGCCGACCTGCTGGCGGTCACGCTGGCCGCCGCCGGGGAACAGGCCGAGGCCCGCCGGGTGCTGGCCCAGGCGGGCCCGGTCCGGCCCGACTACTTCTTCAAGGTCTTCGCGACCTTCCGCGCGATGGCCATGGTGATGACCGGCGAGACCGGGGGAGCGGCGGAGCTGTACGAGGCGCTGCTGCCCTACCGCGACGCTCCACCGCCGGCGGCGGGGTTCACCGTGGCGATCCGTCCGGTGGCGGAGACGCTGGGCGAACTGGCCGCGCTGCTGGGTCGCGAGGCCGAGGCGCGGGCGCACTTCGCCCGGGCGGCGGAGATCGCCGGGCAGTGGCGGTCGGCTGACGAGCTGTCTGTTCCCTAG
- a CDS encoding hemerythrin domain-containing protein yields the protein METTTTRPNTQEMVVIHRGLRREARLLAELTAAVTPGDTARARTLADHFRDYRLGLHNHHHGEDELLWPLLLSRVDLEADLVLRMEQQHERVAASLVAAEAAFLAWEPTAGASERDVLVAALTEHRAVLTEHLDDEERELLPLAARQLSVSEWSALGEHFLASTPKPKLLLFLGIVLEDAEPAERAALLGAIPRPARLLWSLVGRPQYARRVRAVRGTKS from the coding sequence ATGGAAACCACGACGACACGGCCCAACACCCAGGAGATGGTGGTCATCCACCGCGGACTGCGCCGGGAGGCCCGTCTGTTGGCGGAGCTGACCGCCGCAGTCACCCCCGGCGACACCGCCCGGGCCCGTACGCTGGCCGACCACTTCCGCGACTACCGGCTCGGCCTGCACAACCACCACCACGGCGAGGACGAACTGCTCTGGCCGCTGCTGCTCTCCCGGGTGGACCTGGAGGCCGACCTCGTCCTGCGGATGGAGCAGCAGCACGAACGGGTGGCCGCCTCGCTGGTCGCGGCCGAAGCGGCCTTCCTGGCCTGGGAGCCGACCGCCGGTGCGAGCGAACGCGACGTACTGGTGGCCGCGCTGACCGAACACCGCGCGGTGCTGACCGAGCATCTCGACGACGAGGAGCGGGAGTTGCTCCCGCTGGCCGCCCGGCAGCTGTCCGTGTCCGAGTGGAGCGCGCTCGGCGAGCACTTCCTCGCCAGTACGCCCAAGCCCAAGCTGCTGCTCTTCCTCGGCATCGTGCTGGAGGACGCCGAACCGGCCGAACGGGCCGCGCTGCTGGGCGCCATACCCCGGCCCGCCCGGCTGCTCTGGTCACTGGTCGGCCGACCGCAGTACGCCCGCCGGGTCCGCGCCGTACGCGGCACCAAGTCCTGA
- a CDS encoding DUF4267 domain-containing protein gives MKLKHLTTALAAAGAAFILYIGLSYLIAPQSIAPGFGVSGWPEQDGTAFLIKGLRDTASGLVVLALLLNGQRRALGWALAALAVVPTGDMLIVLNDGGHPGIAYGVHGLTALTVAATAALLLRERPQHAPARLAATRRDPARLGG, from the coding sequence GTGAAGCTCAAGCACCTCACCACCGCCCTGGCCGCCGCCGGCGCCGCGTTCATCCTCTACATCGGTCTCAGCTACCTGATCGCACCGCAGTCCATCGCCCCCGGCTTCGGGGTGTCCGGCTGGCCGGAGCAGGACGGCACGGCCTTCCTGATCAAGGGCCTCCGCGACACCGCCTCCGGCCTGGTCGTCCTCGCCCTGCTGCTGAACGGGCAACGGCGCGCCCTGGGCTGGGCGCTGGCCGCCCTGGCGGTCGTCCCCACCGGCGACATGCTGATCGTCCTGAACGACGGCGGCCACCCCGGCATCGCGTACGGCGTGCACGGCCTCACCGCCCTGACCGTGGCCGCCACCGCCGCCCTGCTGCTGCGCGAGCGCCCGCAGCACGCGCCGGCCCGGCTCGCCGCGACCCGCCGCGACCCGGCCCGTCTCGGAGGGTGA
- a CDS encoding GNAT family N-acetyltransferase gives MTTIKIRTAHPAEVPDLLTFWSKAAEGTSITDDEAGVSRLIERDPEALIVAELDGLLVGTVIAGWDGWRASLYRLAVLPSHRRQGISKALLAAAEQRFVAVGGRRGDAMVLEDNERAHHAWSTAGYEREDRWRRWTKPLTS, from the coding sequence ATGACCACCATCAAGATCCGCACCGCCCACCCGGCCGAGGTCCCCGACCTGCTGACCTTCTGGTCCAAGGCCGCCGAGGGCACCAGCATCACGGACGACGAGGCCGGGGTCTCGCGCCTGATCGAGCGCGACCCCGAGGCCCTGATCGTGGCGGAGCTGGACGGGCTGCTCGTCGGCACCGTGATCGCCGGCTGGGACGGCTGGCGGGCCTCGCTCTACCGGCTCGCGGTGCTGCCCTCGCACCGGCGGCAGGGCATCTCCAAGGCGCTGCTGGCCGCCGCCGAACAGCGGTTCGTCGCCGTGGGCGGCCGGCGGGGGGACGCCATGGTCCTGGAGGACAACGAGCGCGCCCACCACGCCTGGTCCACCGCCGGGTACGAGCGCGAGGACCGCTGGCGCCGCTGGACCAAGCCGCTGACCAGCTGA
- a CDS encoding class I SAM-dependent methyltransferase codes for MSSAVVDTADLQTFIRAQTLLAPVPFVPEVQLYQAAEAIGLWERTEQAKGEIGLPPPFWGFAWAGGQALARYVLDHPELVAGRQVLDLAAGSGLVAVAAALRGAAGVTAAEIDAYAVAAIQINAEANGVAVDARCENLLDGDGAPADVVLAGDVFYERAMAERVLPFLTRAAARGAVVLVGDPGRAYLPRAAFGSVAVYQVPTAADLEDRPVKTTTVWRLGS; via the coding sequence ATGAGTTCAGCCGTTGTCGACACCGCGGACCTCCAGACATTCATCCGGGCGCAGACCCTTCTCGCCCCCGTGCCGTTCGTCCCCGAAGTGCAGCTGTACCAGGCCGCCGAGGCGATCGGCCTCTGGGAGCGGACCGAGCAGGCCAAGGGCGAGATCGGCCTGCCGCCGCCGTTCTGGGGTTTCGCCTGGGCGGGCGGCCAGGCGCTGGCCCGGTACGTGCTGGACCACCCGGAGCTGGTGGCCGGGCGTCAGGTACTGGATCTGGCGGCCGGCTCGGGCCTGGTCGCGGTGGCCGCCGCACTGCGCGGCGCGGCCGGGGTGACGGCGGCCGAGATCGACGCCTACGCGGTGGCCGCGATCCAGATCAACGCCGAGGCGAACGGCGTGGCCGTGGACGCCCGCTGCGAGAACCTGCTGGACGGCGACGGCGCACCGGCCGATGTCGTGCTTGCGGGTGACGTCTTCTACGAGCGCGCGATGGCCGAACGGGTGCTGCCCTTCCTGACCCGGGCCGCCGCCAGGGGTGCGGTGGTCCTGGTCGGCGACCCCGGCCGGGCGTACCTGCCCCGCGCCGCGTTCGGCTCGGTGGCCGTCTACCAGGTGCCGACGGCGGCCGATCTGGAGGACCGTCCGGTGAAGACCACGACGGTGTGGCGCTTGGGAAGCTGA
- a CDS encoding ROK family protein, whose amino-acid sequence MADRLTGGDSSLLRRINAAVTLRALRDGQAVTLTQLVGDTGLSRPTVEGVIEGLIEAGLVAEVEQSQDSGRQRGRPARWFRFRAEAGHILGIEIGVHEIRVILADLTGRVLGSHAKSAAETLDPEERLTLARTTVAEVLRKAGVSRDSLWAVAVGSPGIVDREGTVKLGTAMPGWTGLDLGARLRRSFRCPVMIENDANLAAIAEHWQGAAVGKGDLVFVMAGLSPGAGSLINGRLHRGFGGAAGEIGALHLLGQEATPERLLSTTGKPLDPLDEAAVARVLRLAREGDQVAQVAMDRFLRRLVHDVAALVLALDPEIVVVGGWAAGLDGVLEPLRQQLELYCLRAPEVVLAALGEEVVAMGALRVALDTVEEQLFAVDSPGVSAR is encoded by the coding sequence TTGGCGGATCGGCTCACCGGAGGAGACTCCTCGCTGCTGCGTCGGATCAACGCCGCGGTGACCCTGCGGGCGCTCCGGGACGGACAGGCGGTCACGCTCACCCAGCTGGTGGGCGACACCGGGCTCTCCCGGCCCACCGTCGAAGGCGTGATCGAGGGCCTGATCGAGGCCGGACTCGTCGCCGAGGTCGAACAGTCCCAGGACAGCGGCCGCCAGCGCGGCCGCCCCGCCCGCTGGTTCAGGTTCCGCGCGGAGGCCGGGCACATCCTCGGCATCGAGATCGGCGTGCACGAGATCCGGGTCATCCTGGCCGACCTCACCGGGCGGGTGCTCGGCAGCCACGCCAAGAGCGCGGCCGAGACCCTCGACCCGGAGGAACGGCTCACCCTGGCCCGCACCACCGTCGCCGAGGTGCTGCGCAAGGCCGGGGTCTCCCGGGACAGCCTCTGGGCGGTCGCGGTCGGCAGCCCCGGCATCGTCGACCGCGAGGGCACCGTCAAGCTCGGCACCGCGATGCCCGGTTGGACCGGCCTCGACCTCGGAGCACGGCTGCGCCGCTCGTTCCGCTGCCCCGTCATGATCGAGAACGACGCCAACCTGGCCGCCATCGCCGAACACTGGCAGGGCGCGGCGGTCGGCAAGGGCGACCTGGTCTTCGTGATGGCCGGGCTCAGCCCCGGCGCCGGTTCACTGATCAACGGGCGGCTGCACCGCGGCTTCGGCGGCGCGGCGGGCGAGATCGGCGCCCTGCACCTGCTCGGCCAGGAGGCCACCCCGGAGCGACTGCTCTCCACCACCGGCAAACCGCTCGACCCGCTGGACGAGGCGGCGGTGGCCCGGGTGCTCCGGCTGGCCCGCGAGGGCGACCAGGTGGCCCAGGTGGCGATGGACCGCTTCCTGCGCCGGCTGGTGCACGACGTCGCCGCGCTGGTGCTGGCCCTCGACCCGGAGATCGTGGTGGTCGGCGGCTGGGCGGCCGGCCTTGACGGCGTGTTGGAACCGCTGCGCCAGCAGCTGGAGCTCTACTGCCTCCGGGCCCCCGAGGTGGTGCTCGCCGCCCTCGGCGAGGAGGTGGTGGCGATGGGCGCGCTGCGCGTCGCCCTCGACACCGTCGAGGAGCAGCTGTTCGCCGTGGACTCCCCCGGGGTCTCGGCGCGCTGA
- a CDS encoding GntR family transcriptional regulator, with the protein MAQGQLAAVPEPKYWHLRTVLVRTIDAEFSTGQILPNERELASRFGVARATLRQALDQLELEGRLVRRRGIGTLIAAPRVGVPVSRREEGWPGAARSQSWRSVDCVSAPASAQIALALGIAPGETVHTVRRLRLVQGQIMATESLHVPDSVLPQLPAVPHVVGGDGEPARSVLRRLERLGIDGESRSVELGVAEADQAVLLERPPGTPVLIVTTQYASAGRLVGLAVSTYRADTCKLTFGETGLVEVTPVEAQQPVGAAS; encoded by the coding sequence GTGGCGCAGGGACAGCTCGCGGCAGTACCGGAGCCGAAGTACTGGCACCTGCGCACGGTGCTGGTGCGCACCATCGACGCGGAGTTCTCCACCGGTCAGATCCTCCCGAACGAGCGGGAGTTGGCTTCCCGGTTCGGCGTGGCCCGGGCCACCCTTCGGCAGGCGCTCGACCAGCTGGAGCTGGAGGGCCGCCTGGTCCGCCGCCGTGGCATCGGCACCCTGATCGCTGCCCCCCGGGTCGGCGTCCCGGTCAGCCGGCGCGAGGAGGGCTGGCCCGGGGCCGCCCGCAGCCAGTCCTGGCGCAGCGTCGACTGCGTGAGCGCGCCGGCCTCCGCCCAGATCGCGCTGGCGCTCGGCATCGCGCCGGGGGAGACGGTGCACACCGTCCGCCGTCTGCGGCTGGTGCAGGGTCAGATCATGGCCACCGAGTCGCTGCACGTGCCGGATTCGGTGCTGCCGCAGCTGCCCGCCGTCCCGCACGTGGTCGGCGGCGACGGTGAGCCGGCCCGTTCGGTGCTCCGGCGACTGGAGCGGCTCGGCATCGACGGCGAGTCCCGTTCGGTCGAGCTCGGTGTCGCCGAGGCCGACCAGGCCGTCCTGCTGGAGCGTCCGCCGGGCACTCCGGTGCTGATCGTCACCACCCAGTACGCGTCGGCCGGCCGCCTGGTGGGGCTCGCCGTCTCGACCTACCGGGCCGACACCTGCAAGCTCACCTTCGGCGAGACCGGTCTGGTCGAGGTCACCCCGGTCGAGGCCCAGCAGCCGGTCGGCGCCGCTTCCTGA
- a CDS encoding exodeoxyribonuclease III, whose amino-acid sequence MTKVTSVNVNGIRAAAKKGLLEWLETTEADVICLQEVRSEPEQLPAELRDLTDWHAVWAPSASKGRAGVAILSRQQPTRSVIGFGSAEFDISGRYVEIDLPGLTVASLYLPSGEVGTERQDEKERFMAEFLVHLTELRKRAEADGREVIVCGDWNIAHREADLKNWKANQKSAGFLPEERAWLTRVLDEVGYVDVVRTLHPDQEGPYSWWSYRGRAFDNDSGWRIDYLMTTPGIAAKCVKAHVERAATHAERWSDHAPVTAEFDLDTD is encoded by the coding sequence GTGACAAAGGTGACTTCGGTGAACGTGAACGGGATCAGGGCAGCCGCCAAGAAGGGCCTGCTGGAGTGGCTGGAGACCACCGAGGCGGATGTGATCTGCCTCCAGGAGGTACGCTCCGAGCCCGAGCAACTCCCGGCCGAGCTACGCGACTTGACCGACTGGCACGCCGTCTGGGCGCCGTCCGCCAGCAAGGGCCGGGCCGGCGTGGCGATCCTGTCCCGGCAGCAGCCCACCCGGTCCGTGATCGGCTTCGGCTCCGCCGAATTCGACATTTCGGGCAGGTATGTCGAAATCGACCTGCCCGGCCTGACGGTGGCCAGCCTCTACCTCCCTTCCGGCGAGGTCGGCACCGAGCGCCAGGACGAGAAGGAACGCTTCATGGCCGAGTTCCTGGTGCACCTCACCGAACTCCGCAAGCGCGCCGAGGCCGACGGCCGCGAGGTGATCGTCTGCGGCGACTGGAACATCGCCCACCGCGAAGCCGACCTGAAGAACTGGAAGGCCAACCAGAAGAGCGCGGGCTTCCTTCCCGAGGAACGCGCCTGGCTCACCCGAGTCCTCGACGAGGTCGGCTACGTCGACGTGGTCCGCACCCTCCACCCGGACCAGGAGGGCCCCTACTCCTGGTGGTCCTACCGCGGCCGCGCCTTCGACAACGACTCGGGCTGGCGGATCGACTACCTGATGACCACCCCGGGAATCGCCGCCAAGTGCGTCAAGGCCCACGTCGAACGGGCCGCCACCCACGCGGAACGCTGGAGCGACCACGCACCCGTCACCGCCGAGTTCGATCTCGACACCGACTGA
- a CDS encoding LLM class flavin-dependent oxidoreductase — protein MPSPSQPLRKLGFLTIGLFDPADPGRGHESTLQLIELGEQLGFDGAWVRHRHLQYGISSPVAVLAAASQRTRRIELGTAVIPLGWENPLRLAEDLATVDILSGGRLNPGISVGRPGHWDQVAPALYPDTAESEEFGYERVERLLRFVKGEPATDFSGVEGIEVYSDRVQPVAPGLPNRIWYGGGSLRSARWAGEQGLNLLTSNVVRAEQSEDFAEIQRSQIEAFRTHHPEGARARVSQGLVVIPTDSASPEQRAKYLDYARNRLPRTTTPQGPARTMFAPDLVGTSAEIAERLYAHAAFREVDEVVFALPFSFGHQDYVQILTDIATRLAPALGWQPAA, from the coding sequence GTGCCCTCGCCTTCGCAGCCCCTTCGCAAGCTGGGCTTCCTGACCATCGGGCTGTTCGACCCCGCCGATCCCGGCCGAGGGCACGAGTCGACGCTCCAACTCATCGAGCTTGGCGAGCAGTTGGGGTTCGACGGCGCCTGGGTGCGGCACCGGCACCTCCAGTACGGGATATCGTCCCCCGTCGCCGTGCTCGCGGCGGCCTCGCAGCGCACCCGCCGCATCGAACTGGGCACCGCGGTCATCCCGTTGGGATGGGAGAACCCGCTGCGCCTGGCGGAGGACCTCGCGACCGTCGACATCCTGTCCGGAGGCCGGCTCAACCCCGGCATCAGCGTCGGACGGCCCGGCCACTGGGATCAGGTCGCCCCCGCGCTGTACCCGGACACCGCCGAGTCCGAGGAGTTCGGCTACGAGCGGGTCGAGCGGCTGCTGCGCTTCGTCAAGGGCGAGCCCGCCACCGACTTCAGCGGCGTCGAGGGCATCGAGGTGTACTCCGACCGGGTCCAGCCGGTCGCGCCCGGCCTGCCGAACCGCATCTGGTACGGCGGCGGGAGTCTGCGCTCGGCCCGGTGGGCGGGTGAGCAGGGGCTGAACCTGCTGACCAGCAACGTGGTGCGGGCGGAGCAGTCGGAAGACTTCGCCGAGATCCAGCGCTCGCAGATCGAGGCCTTCCGCACCCACCACCCCGAGGGCGCCCGCGCCCGGGTGTCCCAGGGGCTGGTGGTCATCCCCACCGACAGCGCCTCGCCGGAGCAGCGCGCGAAGTACCTGGACTACGCCCGGAACCGGCTCCCGCGCACGACCACCCCACAGGGCCCGGCCCGCACGATGTTCGCGCCGGACCTGGTGGGCACGTCCGCCGAGATCGCCGAGCGGTTGTACGCCCACGCGGCGTTCCGGGAGGTCGACGAGGTCGTCTTCGCGCTGCCCTTCAGCTTCGGCCACCAGGACTACGTACAGATCCTCACCGACATCGCGACCCGACTCGCCCCCGCCCTCGGCTGGCAGCCGGCCGCCTGA
- a CDS encoding effector-associated constant component EACC1 — MTSAENSVWLVLDTGDDDPEYTEEQLQYLIDELRGLDLSSIERASQAPAPPGARSTGALELGAVLIGLGSSGALLPALVGLVQGWLGRRRAGTVRLRFGDDEIELTATSDEVQQRALDEFFRRHGE, encoded by the coding sequence GTGACGTCAGCGGAGAACTCGGTCTGGCTCGTACTCGACACGGGTGACGACGACCCGGAGTACACCGAGGAGCAACTCCAGTACCTGATCGACGAACTGCGCGGACTCGACCTGTCGAGCATCGAACGGGCGTCGCAGGCCCCGGCGCCTCCGGGCGCCCGCAGCACGGGTGCCCTGGAGCTGGGCGCGGTACTGATCGGTCTCGGCAGCAGCGGTGCGCTGCTGCCCGCGCTGGTCGGCCTGGTCCAGGGCTGGCTGGGCCGCCGACGTGCGGGGACCGTCCGGCTGAGGTTCGGTGACGACGAGATCGAGCTGACCGCCACCTCCGACGAGGTGCAGCAACGCGCGCTGGACGAGTTCTTCCGCCGCCACGGGGAGTGA